Genomic DNA from Thermotoga petrophila RKU-1:
TCTGAACGAAGATCTCCTTCCCATTGTGAAAGTTACGGAGGGAAGGGACAATCCTGTTCTCGAAATCTTCGAAGCACTTTCTTCTCCACCCGAGGGATTGAAAACCTTCGTTCCAGAAGGTGTTCTGAGAGCGTACTTCTTTGTAGGTGACTACCTCATTCTCGATTTTTATGGAGAGAAATTGAAGGGAATGAACTTTGATTCGGAGAGGTACTTCCTCCATCAGGTGCTCTACACGACCTTTCTGAACGTAAAGGGTGTGAACAACGTGTACATCATAATAGATGGAAAGAAACGAGATGTTC
This window encodes:
- a CDS encoding GerMN domain-containing protein — encoded protein: MRKSVFVLVFLMASVLFSVELKICYLNEDLLPIVKVTEGRDNPVLEIFEALSSPPEGLKTFVPEGVLRAYFFVGDYLILDFYGEKLKGMNFDSERYFLHQVLYTTFLNVKGVNNVYIIIDGKKRDVLAKHVDIRFSFPREVWEKWPIR